In a single window of the Salvelinus namaycush isolate Seneca chromosome 6, SaNama_1.0, whole genome shotgun sequence genome:
- the LOC120049611 gene encoding cellular tumor antigen p53-like isoform X3, whose translation MGELSPPLGQCSFQQLWESNMTPQGPSIPLVATQNWSDLDVSINGIHLPPSQLLPDATLHKVFDEGLFELLEPPVVEPSVSTLDSVPPPASTVPSTNDYPGKHGFQLRFQKSGTAKSVTSTYSVQLNKLYCQLAKTCPVEVLMAMDPPPGAILRATAIYKKSEHVSEVVRRCPHHQSASDNNEGVVHRSHLIRVEGSQWAQYLEDGNTKRQSVLLPYEPPQLGSETTTVLLNFMCNSSCMGGMNRRPILTILTLETQEGQVLGRRCFEVRVCACPGRDRKTEEENTNKVLNGTKTTNGAKRKSQQALPPPGTSKKIKNGSSTEDEDKDNVFLLQVRGREHYEWLKKINDSLELMDHIPPAEQEKYKKKGSAKILKQEAMAPKSGKRLLTKEDRSDSD comes from the exons ATGGGAGAGCTCAGCCCCCCACTGGGCCAATGTTCCTTCCAGCAGCTTTGGGAGAGCAA TATGACACCTCAGGGGCCCAGTATTCCACTGGTTGCTACTCAAAACTGGTCTGACCTGGATGTCTCG ATAAATGGCATCCACTTACCTCCCTCACAGCTCCTTCCCGACGCGACTCTCCACAAGGTCTTTGACGAGGGGCTGTTTGAACTGCTGGAGCCCCCGGTTGTGGAGCCCTCTGTGTCAACCCTGGACAGCGTTCCTCCCCCCGCCTCCACCGTCCCCTCCACCAACGACTACCCTGGGAAGCACGGCTTCCAGCTGCGATTCCAGAAGTCGGGTACCGCCAAGTCTGTCACCTCCACT tATTCTGTGCAGCTGAACAAGCTGTACTGCCAGCTGGCTAAGACGTGCCCTGTGGAGGTGTTGATGGCCATGGATCCCCCGCCAGGAGCCATCCTCAGGGCCACCGCTATCTACAAGAAGTCTGAGCATGTCTCTGAGGTGGTCCGGCGCTGCCCCCACCACCAGAGCGCCTCAGATAACAATGAAG GCGTGGTCCACCGCAGTCACCTGATTAGGGTGGAGGGTAGCCAGTGGGCTCAATACCTGGAGGATGGAAACACCAAGCGTCAAAGTGTGCTGCTGCCCTATGAGCCTCCTCAG CTGGGCTCTGAAACGACTACTGTTCTCCTGAACTTCATGTGTAACTCCAGTTGCATGGGTGGTATGAACAGGCGGCCCATCCTCACCATCCTGACCCTGGAGACCCAGGA GGGTCAGGTTTTGGGTCGCCGTTGTTTCGAGGTCCGTGTGTGTGCCTGTCCCGGCCGGGACCGCAAGACCGAGGAAGAAAACACAAACAAAGTTCTGAACGGGACCAAGACCACCAACGGCGCCAAGAGAA agTCCCAACAGGCCCTGCCCCCTCCAGGGACCAGCAAGAAGATCAAGAACGGCTCCAGCACCGAGGATGAAGACAAGGACAATGTATTTTTGTTGCAG gTCCGTGGCCGAGAGCACTATGAGTGGCTCAAGAAGATCAATGACAGTCTGGAGCTGATGGACCACATTCCTCCCGCTGAGCAGGAGAAATACAAGAAGAAAGG TTCCGCTAAGATCCTCAAGCAAGAAGCAATGGCCCCGAAGAGCGGAAAGCGGCTGCTTACAAAGGAAGACAGGAGCGACTCGGACTAA
- the LOC120049611 gene encoding cellular tumor antigen p53-like isoform X4 has product MGELSPPLGQCSFQQLWESNMTPQGPSIPLVATQNWSDLDVSLLPDATLHKVFDEGLFELLEPPVVEPSVSTLDSVPPPASTVPSTNDYPGKHGFQLRFQKSGTAKSVTSTYSVQLNKLYCQLAKTCPVEVLMAMDPPPGAILRATAIYKKSEHVSEVVRRCPHHQSASDNNEGVVHRSHLIRVEGSQWAQYLEDGNTKRQSVLLPYEPPQLGSETTTVLLNFMCNSSCMGGMNRRPILTILTLETQEGQVLGRRCFEVRVCACPGRDRKTEEENTNKVLNGTKTTNGAKRKSQQALPPPGTSKKIKNGSSTEDEDKDNVFLLQVRGREHYEWLKKINDSLELMDHIPPAEQEKYKKKGSAKILKQEAMAPKSGKRLLTKEDRSDSD; this is encoded by the exons ATGGGAGAGCTCAGCCCCCCACTGGGCCAATGTTCCTTCCAGCAGCTTTGGGAGAGCAA TATGACACCTCAGGGGCCCAGTATTCCACTGGTTGCTACTCAAAACTGGTCTGACCTGGATGTCTCG CTCCTTCCCGACGCGACTCTCCACAAGGTCTTTGACGAGGGGCTGTTTGAACTGCTGGAGCCCCCGGTTGTGGAGCCCTCTGTGTCAACCCTGGACAGCGTTCCTCCCCCCGCCTCCACCGTCCCCTCCACCAACGACTACCCTGGGAAGCACGGCTTCCAGCTGCGATTCCAGAAGTCGGGTACCGCCAAGTCTGTCACCTCCACT tATTCTGTGCAGCTGAACAAGCTGTACTGCCAGCTGGCTAAGACGTGCCCTGTGGAGGTGTTGATGGCCATGGATCCCCCGCCAGGAGCCATCCTCAGGGCCACCGCTATCTACAAGAAGTCTGAGCATGTCTCTGAGGTGGTCCGGCGCTGCCCCCACCACCAGAGCGCCTCAGATAACAATGAAG GCGTGGTCCACCGCAGTCACCTGATTAGGGTGGAGGGTAGCCAGTGGGCTCAATACCTGGAGGATGGAAACACCAAGCGTCAAAGTGTGCTGCTGCCCTATGAGCCTCCTCAG CTGGGCTCTGAAACGACTACTGTTCTCCTGAACTTCATGTGTAACTCCAGTTGCATGGGTGGTATGAACAGGCGGCCCATCCTCACCATCCTGACCCTGGAGACCCAGGA GGGTCAGGTTTTGGGTCGCCGTTGTTTCGAGGTCCGTGTGTGTGCCTGTCCCGGCCGGGACCGCAAGACCGAGGAAGAAAACACAAACAAAGTTCTGAACGGGACCAAGACCACCAACGGCGCCAAGAGAA agTCCCAACAGGCCCTGCCCCCTCCAGGGACCAGCAAGAAGATCAAGAACGGCTCCAGCACCGAGGATGAAGACAAGGACAATGTATTTTTGTTGCAG gTCCGTGGCCGAGAGCACTATGAGTGGCTCAAGAAGATCAATGACAGTCTGGAGCTGATGGACCACATTCCTCCCGCTGAGCAGGAGAAATACAAGAAGAAAGG TTCCGCTAAGATCCTCAAGCAAGAAGCAATGGCCCCGAAGAGCGGAAAGCGGCTGCTTACAAAGGAAGACAGGAGCGACTCGGACTAA
- the LOC120049611 gene encoding cellular tumor antigen p53-like isoform X2: MGELSPPLGQCSFQQLWESNMTPQGPSIPLVATQNWSDLDVSLLPDATLHKVFDEGLFELLEPPVVEPSVSTLDSVPPPASTVPSTNDYPGKHGFQLRFQKSGTAKSVTSTYSVQLNKLYCQLAKTCPVEVLMAMDPPPGAILRATAIYKKSEHVSEVVRRCPHHQSASDNNEGVVHRSHLIRVEGSQWAQYLEDGNTKRQSVLLPYEPPQLGSETTTVLLNFMCNSSCMGGMNRRPILTILTLETQEGQVLGRRCFEVRVCACPGRDRKTEEENTNKVLNGTKTTNGAKRSKTRATSQPSSPMSLLTLSPLPSESQQALPPPGTSKKIKNGSSTEDEDKDNVFLLQVRGREHYEWLKKINDSLELMDHIPPAEQEKYKKKGSAKILKQEAMAPKSGKRLLTKEDRSDSD; the protein is encoded by the exons ATGGGAGAGCTCAGCCCCCCACTGGGCCAATGTTCCTTCCAGCAGCTTTGGGAGAGCAA TATGACACCTCAGGGGCCCAGTATTCCACTGGTTGCTACTCAAAACTGGTCTGACCTGGATGTCTCG CTCCTTCCCGACGCGACTCTCCACAAGGTCTTTGACGAGGGGCTGTTTGAACTGCTGGAGCCCCCGGTTGTGGAGCCCTCTGTGTCAACCCTGGACAGCGTTCCTCCCCCCGCCTCCACCGTCCCCTCCACCAACGACTACCCTGGGAAGCACGGCTTCCAGCTGCGATTCCAGAAGTCGGGTACCGCCAAGTCTGTCACCTCCACT tATTCTGTGCAGCTGAACAAGCTGTACTGCCAGCTGGCTAAGACGTGCCCTGTGGAGGTGTTGATGGCCATGGATCCCCCGCCAGGAGCCATCCTCAGGGCCACCGCTATCTACAAGAAGTCTGAGCATGTCTCTGAGGTGGTCCGGCGCTGCCCCCACCACCAGAGCGCCTCAGATAACAATGAAG GCGTGGTCCACCGCAGTCACCTGATTAGGGTGGAGGGTAGCCAGTGGGCTCAATACCTGGAGGATGGAAACACCAAGCGTCAAAGTGTGCTGCTGCCCTATGAGCCTCCTCAG CTGGGCTCTGAAACGACTACTGTTCTCCTGAACTTCATGTGTAACTCCAGTTGCATGGGTGGTATGAACAGGCGGCCCATCCTCACCATCCTGACCCTGGAGACCCAGGA GGGTCAGGTTTTGGGTCGCCGTTGTTTCGAGGTCCGTGTGTGTGCCTGTCCCGGCCGGGACCGCAAGACCGAGGAAGAAAACACAAACAAAGTTCTGAACGGGACCAAGACCACCAACGGCGCCAAGAGAAGTAAGACTCGGGCCACGTCTCAACCCTCGTCTCCTATGTCATTGTTGAccttgtctcctctcccctcagagTCCCAACAGGCCCTGCCCCCTCCAGGGACCAGCAAGAAGATCAAGAACGGCTCCAGCACCGAGGATGAAGACAAGGACAATGTATTTTTGTTGCAG gTCCGTGGCCGAGAGCACTATGAGTGGCTCAAGAAGATCAATGACAGTCTGGAGCTGATGGACCACATTCCTCCCGCTGAGCAGGAGAAATACAAGAAGAAAGG TTCCGCTAAGATCCTCAAGCAAGAAGCAATGGCCCCGAAGAGCGGAAAGCGGCTGCTTACAAAGGAAGACAGGAGCGACTCGGACTAA
- the LOC120049611 gene encoding cellular tumor antigen p53-like isoform X1, with product MGELSPPLGQCSFQQLWESNMTPQGPSIPLVATQNWSDLDVSINGIHLPPSQLLPDATLHKVFDEGLFELLEPPVVEPSVSTLDSVPPPASTVPSTNDYPGKHGFQLRFQKSGTAKSVTSTYSVQLNKLYCQLAKTCPVEVLMAMDPPPGAILRATAIYKKSEHVSEVVRRCPHHQSASDNNEGVVHRSHLIRVEGSQWAQYLEDGNTKRQSVLLPYEPPQLGSETTTVLLNFMCNSSCMGGMNRRPILTILTLETQEGQVLGRRCFEVRVCACPGRDRKTEEENTNKVLNGTKTTNGAKRSKTRATSQPSSPMSLLTLSPLPSESQQALPPPGTSKKIKNGSSTEDEDKDNVFLLQVRGREHYEWLKKINDSLELMDHIPPAEQEKYKKKGSAKILKQEAMAPKSGKRLLTKEDRSDSD from the exons ATGGGAGAGCTCAGCCCCCCACTGGGCCAATGTTCCTTCCAGCAGCTTTGGGAGAGCAA TATGACACCTCAGGGGCCCAGTATTCCACTGGTTGCTACTCAAAACTGGTCTGACCTGGATGTCTCG ATAAATGGCATCCACTTACCTCCCTCACAGCTCCTTCCCGACGCGACTCTCCACAAGGTCTTTGACGAGGGGCTGTTTGAACTGCTGGAGCCCCCGGTTGTGGAGCCCTCTGTGTCAACCCTGGACAGCGTTCCTCCCCCCGCCTCCACCGTCCCCTCCACCAACGACTACCCTGGGAAGCACGGCTTCCAGCTGCGATTCCAGAAGTCGGGTACCGCCAAGTCTGTCACCTCCACT tATTCTGTGCAGCTGAACAAGCTGTACTGCCAGCTGGCTAAGACGTGCCCTGTGGAGGTGTTGATGGCCATGGATCCCCCGCCAGGAGCCATCCTCAGGGCCACCGCTATCTACAAGAAGTCTGAGCATGTCTCTGAGGTGGTCCGGCGCTGCCCCCACCACCAGAGCGCCTCAGATAACAATGAAG GCGTGGTCCACCGCAGTCACCTGATTAGGGTGGAGGGTAGCCAGTGGGCTCAATACCTGGAGGATGGAAACACCAAGCGTCAAAGTGTGCTGCTGCCCTATGAGCCTCCTCAG CTGGGCTCTGAAACGACTACTGTTCTCCTGAACTTCATGTGTAACTCCAGTTGCATGGGTGGTATGAACAGGCGGCCCATCCTCACCATCCTGACCCTGGAGACCCAGGA GGGTCAGGTTTTGGGTCGCCGTTGTTTCGAGGTCCGTGTGTGTGCCTGTCCCGGCCGGGACCGCAAGACCGAGGAAGAAAACACAAACAAAGTTCTGAACGGGACCAAGACCACCAACGGCGCCAAGAGAAGTAAGACTCGGGCCACGTCTCAACCCTCGTCTCCTATGTCATTGTTGAccttgtctcctctcccctcagagTCCCAACAGGCCCTGCCCCCTCCAGGGACCAGCAAGAAGATCAAGAACGGCTCCAGCACCGAGGATGAAGACAAGGACAATGTATTTTTGTTGCAG gTCCGTGGCCGAGAGCACTATGAGTGGCTCAAGAAGATCAATGACAGTCTGGAGCTGATGGACCACATTCCTCCCGCTGAGCAGGAGAAATACAAGAAGAAAGG TTCCGCTAAGATCCTCAAGCAAGAAGCAATGGCCCCGAAGAGCGGAAAGCGGCTGCTTACAAAGGAAGACAGGAGCGACTCGGACTAA